TAGCGGCCATCGCGGTTGAGCAAATATCTGGGCTGACGAGTCATATGCAATCTTCCGTTTGTAACGAACTTTGTAACGGAAGATTGGACAGAAAGCCTTTTATTGCAAGGCCTTGAATGATTTCAATAGGATAACGTGGTGCTGCCGGAGAGATTTGAACTCTCGACCTCTCCCTTACCAAGGGAGTGCTCTACCCCTGAGCTACGGCAGCCCTGATCTTCAGTCCACTTTCGGCTCTGGGGTGGCCGATTGGGGTTCGGGGGACGCTTTCGATCTCGCCGAAGGCCTCCAAACTGCTGAAGCGGCCCGCTATTGCCATAGGTTTTGCATCAGTGCAAGCACAAACGGGCAATTGTTCAACCGAGTTTGAAATTGGCGCGGCACGGGCCAGCAAGGCGATCTGTTGGCGGCCTTCACCTGCGGCTTCATTTGCGCTATTTCGCTTCCATCATGACCGGTGACACGCCCTCGACCAGGAAAACCGAAGCCCAACGTCAGGCAGAGCGCAAGGCGCAACGCCTGGCCGAGCAGCTTCGCGCCAATCTCCAGCGGCGCAAAGCCCAGCACCGCGCCCGCCGGGAGGGAGAGGCTGACGAGACCGATGGCCTGCCGGTAGTCACGGATGATCCCAAATCTGCGGATTAACCGGACCTGCGTCCTCTTGTTGCCGCATTCTTTGAGATGGTCTAAACACCGCGCAGGAATTTCTCAGGACCTGCCTGCACCCTCGATGCAGGCCCGGATCAAAACCCCAAGAGGACAGCATGGATCGCATCAGGATCGTTGGCGGAAACCCGCTCAATGGCGTTATTCCGATTTCCGGCGCGAAAAACGCGGCTCTGCCGCTGATGATCGCCTCGCTCTTGACCGACGACACGTTGACTTTGGAAAATCTTCCGCATCTGGCCGATGTCGAGCAGCTGCAGCGGATTCTCGGCAATCATGGTGTGGACATCAGCGTTGTCGGCCGGCGCGAACGCCAGGGTGAAGCCTACGCCAGAACGGTTCATTTCACTGCCCGCACCATTGTCGACACCACCGCACCGTATGAGCTGGTCTCGAAGATGCGCGCCAGCTTCTGGGTGATTGGGCCGTTGCTTGCCCGCATGGGTGAAGCACGGGTTTCATTGCCCGGCGGCTGTGCCATCGGCACCCGCCCGGTCGATCTCTTTATCGACGGGCTTGAACATCTGGGCGCCGAGATCGAGATCGAGAACGGCTACATCAACGCCCGTGCGCCCAGGGGTCTGATCGGCGGACGCTACGTGTTTCCCAAGGTCTCGGTCGGCGCCACCCATGTTTTGATGATGGCCGCGACGCTCGCCAAGGGCCAGACCGTGATCGAGAATGCCGCACAGGAGCCCGAGGTCGCCGATCTGGCCAAATGCCTGATCGCCATGGGCGCGAAAATCTCGGGCGCGGGGACGTCGACCCTGGTGATTGACGGCGTGGCGTCTTTGTCCGGTGCACGCCACAAGGTGCTGCCGGACCGCATCGAGACCGGAACCTATGCGATGGCCGTGGCCATGACCGGCGGCGACGTGCTGTTGGAAAACACCTCGATGGATCTTCTCCAGAATGCGCTGCTGGCAGTCAGCCGCGCCGGTGTCGAGATCTCGCCGGAAGGCGATGGCATCCGCGTCAGGCGCAACGGCGGTGATATATTGCCGGTCGATGTGACCACCGATCCGTTCCCGGGGTTCCCGACCGATCTGCAGGCGCAATTCATGGGTCTGATGACTCGTGCCAACGGTGTGTCGCACATCACTGAAACGATCTTCGAAAACCGCTTCATGCATGTGCAGGAGCTCGCCCGCCTCGGTGCCAGGATATCGCTGTCGGGTCAGACGGCAACGGTGACAGGCGTCCCCACGCTGCACGGCGCACCCGTGATGGCGACGGACCTGCGCGCGTCGGTGTCTCTGGTGATCGCCGGGCTTGCGGCGGAAGGCGAAACCACCGTCAACCGGGTCTATCACCTCGATCGCGGTTTCGAGCGGCTCGAGGAGAAGCTCACCAATTGCGGCGCGGTGGTCGAACGCATCAGCGGCTGATCGGGCAGCAATCGCCAGCTGCCTCTTTCGCCGCATTGCGCATTGGCCCGGCCATACTTACTTTGCAATGCAACAGGCGATGATGCCTGAAGGCCGAAAACAGCACATTCCGAGGATAAAATGGACAGTCTTAAACTGATCGCGCTTGACGAAACGGATCTGGCTGTCATTTCCGCCTGTCTGCAGGACGCCGTTTTCAAAACCGGTGACACCGCATTCCATGGCAAGGATCGCAGCTTCACGCTCGAGGCCAACCGCTTCGTCTGGGAAGAGCGCTCCGGCAAGACATTCGAGCGGCGGCGCGCGGTTCTGGTGATGAAGCAGGTGGGGTCGGTCCGCTCACGCGGGGTTGATCTCAAGGACACAGACACGGTGCATTCGCTGCTCGCGGTGCGCTTTGTCCCGGGAGCGGAAGCACCGGCGGGCGCGATCGAGCTGGTGTTGTCCGGCGGGGCGGCGATCCAGCTCGAGGTTGATTGTATCGAAGTGCAACTCGCCGATGTCGGCGGCGGGTGGGAAACCAAGTTCCGGCCGCGCCACCCGGTCAGCGGCTGAGACCATCAAGACCGGAATTGAAGGGGCAGGACAGTGGTATTGAGGCTAGATTACCGGCAGGCGGATTTCGAGACCCGTTTTGCCGCATTCCTGACCACCAAGCGCGAGGTTTCCGAGGACGTCGAGACAGATGTGCGCGCCATCATCAAGGAGGTCCGCGCGCGTGGGGACGAGGCATTGCACGAGTTCAGCCTGCGCTTTGACGGGCTCGACACACGCGCAACGGGCCTTGCTGTTCGGTCCGAAGAGATTGACGCCGCTTTTTCGGCGACCGACCCGGATGTGATCGCCGCGCTGCAGCTCGCCCATGACCGCATCTCAAGCCACCATGCAAGGCAGATGCCGCGCGATGACCGCTACACCGATGCGCTCGGCGTCGAGCTGGGCTCCCGCTGGACGGCGATCGAGGCGGTCGGCCTTTATGTGCCCGGAGGCACCGCCAGCTATCCGAGCTCGGTGCTGATGAATGCGGTCCCGGCCAAGGTGGCCGGTGTCGAACGCATCGTCATGGTGGTGCCGGCCCGCGACGGTGCACTCAACCCGGTGGTGCTGGCAGCTGCAAAGATTGCCGGTGTCACCGAAATCTACCGCATCGGTGGCGCCCAGGCGATTGCAGCCCTTGCCTATGGCACTCAAACCATCAAGCCCGTGGCCAAGATCATGGGCCCTGGCAACGCATGGGTGGCCGCTGCAAAGCGCCAGGTCTTTGGCACCGTTGGCATCGACATGATCGCCGGACCTTCCGAGGTTCTTGTGATGGCGGATCCGGACAACAACCCGGACTGGATCGCAGCGGATCTCCTGGCTCAGTCGGAGCACGACATCGGTGCGCAATCGATCCTGATGACCACTGACGAAGCCTTTGGCGACGCCGTCGTGGAGGCCGTCGAGCGCCAGCTTTCAACGCTGAGCCGGGCGGACACTGCGCGCAAGAGCTGGGCCGATTTCGGCGCGGTCATCCTGGTCCCGGACTGGGATACCTCGATCCCGCTGGCCGACCGCATCGCTGCCGAACATCTCGAGATCGCCACGCTGAACGCCGAAGAACTTGCCGGGCGCATTCGCAATGCCGGCGCGATTTTCATCGGTGCCCACACGCCCGAAGTGATCGGCGATTATGTCGGCGGATCCAACCATGTGCTTCCCACCGCACGCTCGGCGCGGTTTTCCTCCGGCCTCTCGGTGCTCGACTATGTCAAGCGCACATCGGTGCTCAAGCTCGGGCCGGAGCAGTTGCAGTCCCTGGGTTCGGCTGCCATAACATTGGCGCGCGCCGAAGGGCTTGATGCCCATGCGCGCTCGGTATCGATACGGATGAATCGCCGGGAGGGGAGTTAACAGGGCGCATGACCACGGCGGACACGCAAAGGCTCTCGGACGTCGTTCTCGACGAGACTATCGGGCGTGCGACGCCCGATGTGGAGCATGAGCGCGCTGTCGCCATCTTCGACCTGATCGAGGAGAACAGCTTTGAGCCGGTGGGTCATGACAAGGGCCCTTACAAGCTCAAACTGTCGCTTGTTGATTCAAAACTGGTGTTCTCTATTTCCAGTCAGGGTGACGAGGCAATCGCCACGCACATTCTCTCGCTGACGCCGTTCCGGCGCATCGTGAAGGACTACTTCATGATCTGCGAGAGCTACTATGAGGCGATCCGTTCTTCGACGCCGAGCCAGATCGAGGCCATCGATATGGGGCGGCGCGGGATCCACAATGAAGGATCCCAGACCTTGATGGACAGGCTGGAGGGAAAGATCAAAATGGATTTCGACACCGCGCGGCGGCTGTTCACGCTGGTCTGCGTGCTGCACTGGCGCGGCTAGAGCGTGGCGGGCCCGGCCTCTGTCTCCGGCAACAGCGCACCCGGCGCGGTGCTGTTCGTGTGCGGCATGAACGCCATTCGCTCGCCCATGGCCGAAGCCATTGCCCGATCGCTGCTCCCGCCGGGCACCTATGTCGCCTCGGCCGGTGTCAGGCCCGGTGAGCGCGATCCCTTTGTCGACACCGTGCTTGACGAGATCGGTTTGAGTCTGGGCAACCGCCAGCCGCAAACGCTTGATGAGCTGGAAGACGATTACTTCGACCTGATCGTCACTCTGGCGCCCGAGGCCCATCACCAGGCGTTGGAACTCACCCGCAGCAACGCCGTTGACGTGGTCTACTGGCCGACGCCGGACCCGACTGTCGCCACGGGCACCCGCGAGCGCATACTTGACGCCTATCGCGAGGTGCGCGACATGCTCATGAACAAGATCCGGCAGCGACTGGCCGGACCAGGCTGAACTGCATTCAATCTATTGTGTTCACAAATCCGGAGTCTTTGTGTAGGTTCCGGCAAAATTCGGGGCCTGTGCATTCTGCGCCGCCCTATTTGAAAGAAAGACAGACACTGAATGGCGAAAGAAGAAGTCCTTGAATTTCCCGGCGTGGTCACTGAACTGCTGCCGAATGCAACCTTTAGGGTCAAGCTCGAGAACGAGCATGAAATCATCGCGCACACTGCGGGACGGATGCGCAAGAACCGTATCCGCGTGCTGGCCGGTGACAAGGTGCTCGTCGAGATGACGCCTTACGACCTGACCAAGGGCCGCATCACCTATCGCTTCAAGTAGGCGAGGGTGTGACGCCATCCCATGGTCCGCTCGCAAAAACTGATCCTAGCCTCCGGTTCGCCGCGCCGGCTTGAGTTGCTTGCCCAGGCCGGCATCACGCCTGACCGGCTGATGCCGATGGACCTCGACGAGACCCCGCAGCGCTCCGAACATCCGCGCTCGCTGGCGAGAAGGCTGTCACGCGAGAAGGCGGAAGCGGCCCTTGCGGCAACCCGTGACGACCCTGCCTGGCGCGGCGCCCATATTCTCGCCGCCGACACCGTGGTCGCTGTCGGCCGCCGTATCCTGCCCAAGGCCGAATTGATCGACGAGGCGTCCAACGCGCTCTACCTGCTTTCGGGCCGCAATCACCGGGTGTTCACCGGCGTTTGCCTTGTCACGCCCGACCGCACCATACGCCAGAAGATCATCGAGACCCGGGTTCGCTTCAAGCGCCTCTCCAGCACCGAGATCGAGAGCTATCTGGCTTCAGGCGAATGGCGCGGCAAGGCCGGCGGCTATGCCATTCAGGGCCTGGCGGGCAGCTTCGTGGTCAAGCTTGTCGGCTCCTACACCAATGTCGTTGGCCTGCCGCTTTACGAGAGCGTCGCCCTGCTCACAGGCGAAGGGTATGATGTTCACTTCAAATGGCTGGAGGGCTGAGATGGTCGGAGACGCCAAGGTGACCCCGCTTCGCAAGACCCAACCGTGCCCCGAGTGCAAGCGGCCCTCGACCCGCGAGAGCTATCCCTTCTGTTCCGAGCGGTGCAGGAATATCGATCTCAACCGCTGGCTGGGAGGAAGCTACGCGATCCCGGTCACCGAGGTCGAGGACAACCATGACGAGGATTTCGACGACCGCGGCTGAGCCGCGCGCAGAGTTTTTGCCCGGCTGTCAAAAAAGCGTCAAAAGGATGCTGGACAGGACCTTTCAAGATGCTATAACGCGCTCGCTTTCGACGGGAAATTTCCCGCCGGTCAAGCGCCTCGAGGCCGCGGCAGCGCGCTCGGGATCAGTGCCCGGATAGCTCAGTTGGTAGAGCAGCGGATTGAAAATCCGCGTGTCGGTGGTTCAAATCCGCCTCCGGGCACCATTTTACACTTTGAGGTGTCAAAACCACTTAAGGCCTTGAAAGGTAAGGTGGTTTTTGGAGTTCTAAACCCCTCATTTCGGCAGTATGCCAAACCTTCCGAAAACGCCAATCTCAGCGTCAATTTTTGCAAGGCAAGATTGCCGCTTTCCCATATTTTACAAGGGCTTGCGAGGAATGTTAGCGCGAGTTCTAAAATCTGGTGTGGGGTGGCCTTGGATTTAGCTCCATTTTGCAGCCGATCCTGAGCTTGCAGACGCTCTTTTTCCAGAGATTCGATTTTCCGTTCCAGCGACTTTGCTGTGATGTCGCTATCGATACTCACAAAGCGATCCGTTGCAGCATCAATTTTTTTCTCAATGGATACGATCTGCTTTCGCAGCTCAGCACGCATGTCTTCCATGCGGGCGTTCTGGTTTGCCCAGGCTTGTTTGACCATGGCCGCAATCATGCGCACCACGGGCGCTGCCGGACGCATAGAGGACAGGAGCGCCTCGAAGTCCCCTTCAAGCTGATCGCGCTTGATGGACTTGCCATAGCTGCCACAGGCCTTGTTGTGGCAGAGATAATAGGCATAGCGCTTGCCCGTGCCGGATTTCGACCAGCATGAGGTGAGCGGCTTCTCACAATCCCCGCATGTTACAAACCCGCGCAGTGGAAAATCCTCCCGAATGTCTTTGCGGGCAGGCGCATAAGCGGCGGAGTGCCGTCGCGCCTTGATCTTCTCATACGTCTCCAGAGAAATCAGCGGCTCATGAAGGGCTTTGCGAAACGGCACATCCCAGATCTTGGATTCCAGATAGCCCGCATAGAGCGGCTGGCTGAGCAAATCCGAAACCACCTGCGGCCTGACTTTGCCGTTGGGTTTGCGGCGCATGAAGGCAGGCTGGTCTTCCAAAAAGCGCTGGACTTCGGCTTGGATCACGAAACGGCCAGAGGCATACCCTTCAAGCGCTTCAGTGACGATGGAGGCAACGGGTTCGTCACGCACCAAAAGCCCGCCTTCCGTTCTGCTGCGAATATATTTGTAGCCGATGGGGGCATGGAACGTCCAATAGCCCTTCATAAGCCGCGCCCATGAGCGATTGCGCGTGGTTTCTGCGATTTTTTCACGATAGTACTGAGCGCCAAGCGCCTGAATGCCTTCATAGTAGTTCCCGTCCGCATCACGGGCGTGCTTGAACTTCATGGTCGGGCTTTCGAGCAGCGCGCCGGTTTTGTGGATGGCATCGCGCAAATCAAAAAAGACGCGGACATCGCGCGCGAGGCGGCTAATGTCATCAATGATCACGACATAGCGGGTGTCTTTTGGCACTTGCCGTAAAAAGCGCAGCATGTCCTGCACATCCGGGCGGTCGAGGATTTTGCCCGAGATCGCCTGATCAGAAAAGACTTTGACCACCGGAATACCCAAGTGCCGCGCATATTCGCGGCCTCTGGTTTCCTGGCTATCAAGGCCCGAAGCCCCAATCATCTGGGAGCGATCCGAGACGCGGGTATAAACAACCGCTTGATAGGTCACGCTGGCATCGCTGTAATCAATATCGTTGTTTTGGAAATTCACGTCTCGCTCCTTTCCGATTGCGTATCATTTTGAGTATGGGGTGGCGTGGCTTCGGCTTGATCGGCAATGATCAGTTCTTCGATCAGAACAGGATCGATAGCGGCATCATTTTCGAACGTTTCAGAAGCAAAATCGCGCGCAACTGCCTTCAGGGCGCGGAGCGTATCGTCAGTGCGGCGATTATCCTGAACGCTGGTGATGGGGTGAACCCCAAAACCCAGATCGATGAATTGAACGATAATCGCCCAAAGTGCTTCGATCAATTCGCGCTTTTGAGCCTCCGGGATGTCATAGTCATCCAGAAAGCTCTGATAGTACTCGGCATCAATGCCGAGGCTCGGCTTTGCGGGCGCAGGAGCTACGCTGGTCTTTTGTGTTTCGTTTGCCGCCGCAAAGGTGTCGGCGATGTCTGTGTGCGGTGGTGTCCTTTGTGTCATGGTTTGGGTATCTTTCCGTTTTTAATTGTCAGCTTGAATCCATGGGCTCATCTCTCCTTTCCTTGAGTGAGGGGCGGTTTTTGCTGCATGTCTGAGATGATCCCAGAATAGCAAAACCGCTTATCCTCATTCAAAGCTTTCGTGGTTTTCCGCGCGCCCAAAGCGTGGATAACCTTGAAGGTTATTGTTCGAGTTCCGGCTGGCTTTGATCTTGGCCATGCTGCGGACTTTGTGCAGAACCTTGACGGTTTTGCGCCGTGTCGTTCATCAGCATGTCGCGCTGTTCGGACAGGCTTTGAGAGCCCTTGTGCCCGTTTTGCGGATCGCTGTTCTGCGAACGCTCCTGTTTTCTCAGGCGATCTACGGCGTGATAGGCTTGATCAGCCAAACGTCGGACTTTCAATATATCCGTGCCCGAGAAGGATTGCGTCTCTGCAATCTGGCCTGTCTGCGGATCGGTATAGATGCGCGCGAAGGTCACATTGTAGAAGGGACGGCCTTCTTTGCTGACATTGCGGAAGATGGATGCTTTAACAGCGCCGTCATTGAAACGCTCAACTGGGGCGTTGCCGCTGCCACCTGTTTGATGGTCTTGGGGTGTGTTTGCCATGATGTTTTCCTTTTCTGTTAGAGTTGGCAAAAGGGGAAGACGATATCACAAAAAGAACAAAATAGGAACAAAAACCTATAGTGTGTTGATTTAGAACGAGAGTTCTGCATGCGATTGTATTTACCGTTCCGGTTCGTTCATCTGGCGCTCATGCGTGTGATCTGGCTGATAAGATCTTGCTTGTGCCATCGCGGCGTCACGCTGCTCTGCCAGCCATGCGGTTTTGAAGGTGGTTTCATTGACCGGGCGAGCGATACGCTCTGGTGGACGCAAGGCGGGTTTGGGTTGGTCTTTTCCAACCATGGCCGAGCCACGTCCCTCACTGCGCTCTCCTGAACTCTGCTCGCCAGAGCCTTGTTCTGTTTGATCACGCTCACCATGAGCAGGCTTGTCGGGATGTCGAGGCGCTTGCGATTTAAGCTGCGCCTCATGCTGCACGCTTTCTTGCCTGCGCTGTGCTTCGGGCTTTTGCAGATGAAGGCGCATTTCCTCGCGCTCAGGATCAGCCTCACGCTGATAATCGCGCTTCAACTGGGGCAATGCCGCAAGCACATCGGCAGACATCCAAGGCCCATCGTAATGCTGCGCTACACTGCCGGAATTATGTGGAACTGGTTTACCCATCACAGACCTCCCACGAGCGAACCAGCAAGCCGATGCAGGATGTTGGTGTAGAGATAGAGATAGCCGAGCGCGAAAATCCACCACAGGGAGCAGAGCGCAGCCAGCGCCTTGAAGATCATGGCGCGGCGCTCCAGACGGCGTTTGCGTATGGCCGGATCAACGCACAAATGGCGATGGAACGTTCGTTTCCAAAACCGCTTGAGTGTTAAGGCAATGCGTTTCAGCGGCCAATTCGGACTGGCCTTGAACCAGGTCTGTACGGGTTGGAGAAAAGGCTTGCCGTGAAAGGGATTGATTTCCGCGACATCGCGGATCGGATCAATTGCCGCGTATGCTGCCACATCCACCTGTAGGGGAAAGTTGCCCCTTAAAAACAGGAGCCCCTTTTTCGTACGGCGTATTTCATCGGCATCAAAGACCGGTTTGCCGTCTTCTGAAAAACTTGCGCGTGAGAACCCATCCTCAGCATAGGCCGTGTTGCCGCTTTTGTTTTCCGCGACATAGGAGGTGCGACCGGCGAACTTCTCCAGAAGGCTCAGGACCGAAGAGCCGCGTTGCCCCGGCAACGCCAACACGATCTCACAATTATTCCAGAGGGTTTCGAATGAGCCTTTGCCGTAGGTCTTCTCAAACGCGGTATCGTTTTGTAGCACGAAGATATTGGCAACGCCGTACCCCCTTGAATATGAAATATGTCCCATTGCGGGGCTCCTTTCGCTCTGGCCTAGATCAGGCCTTCGATCTTGAAGTTGGAGGTTTCATCGGAAATCACATAAACGCGGGCATGGGCATTTGGGTGGCGCAGAAACTCTGAGTACATGCAGGAATCGATGAGGCTCAGAACCTTCTCTTGCGCTTTCATGCGCGCCGGATCGGCAATGATGAACACTGTGATGGGCTGCTTGCTGTCTTTGAGATCGGAGAACCGGAAGCTGCTTGAGCGCGTAACATTGAAGGCCCGCGTTGAGCGGTTGAAACGCTCCAAATGTTGCCGCGCTCCGGTCAGAAAAGACTCCGCAGACTTGCTTTCGGTTTGAGAGAGCAAATCCGAGACTTGCATGGAGACGCCTCTGAAGTAGGCGATGAAGTCATTGCGATCTGACTCGGCGTGAAGGGAGAACCACGGGCTGGCCTCGAAATTCATTTGAGAAAAGCCGGTCTCAGACACGTCATTGGGCAAGCGCCCACAGCCCCACAGCGCATGACAGCAGCAAGCGCTGCCGGTCATCGAGCAGGCTGGTTACATCGCCGAGGGTTGCGCCATGGCCGTCAATTAGTACCGATGTCAGGAACGTGTAGGCGGCCAGATCACGTGAGCCAAAATCAAAGAAGCGATTGTCGCCACCCCCGCCCACCGGCTCTGGGCATATTTGGTGCGAGAACTGGCTGACATCATTGCTGACATCGCGCAGGCCGCCGCTGCGAAAGAAATTATCCGCAATCAGGTTCAGTGGGTTGTATGTCGCGGAAGCCCCAAGCAGATCAGCATTGATGTCCGCGATGTTCAGGATCACGACTTTCTCCCCGCGATCCTGAAGAGGCTTTGCGAGGACACACGCCAACTCTGATTTGAAGTCTTTGACGACCTTGGGGCCGCGAATGCTCAAAATCGTGGGAACAATGGTGCCAACCGTCTTAAAAGAGTTGGGAGGCCCGATCACAAGGGCATTGGAAGCAAATTCGCTTGTGATGGCGCGCCCATCGACCGATCCCCAATACGGCCCCCAGCCGTCGGTGGTCAGCTCATGCTCAATCTCAAACACTTCCGCAAAGCGGGCTTTGCCCTTGTGACCGGCAGGCGTGCGGCTGGCGCTCAGTTCATATTGGCCGGCAATCCAGCGGCAGGTATCTCCCAGAAGGGTCATGCCCGCAGCAACGGCGAGGCTGGCTGCGATAAAGGATGGCCAGTTGGGATCGGAGGCAAATGCAGCCCCGTAAAACACCGGCCCGAATTCACTGATCGCATAGGCGCACAAGCCCATGAGGATGATGAGTTGCGGCGCGCGGCCAAACAGACCGCCATGCGCCGCTGTGCGGGAGCTTGAATCAGACATGTGGTTTGTCCTTTTCTGGCCAAGGCGTGCAGGGTATGCGGGCGCTATTAGCGCCCGCCAGAGACATCGAAGCGCAGACGGGTGATCTGCACGCTTTGAGCGCCTGCCTCTTCGAAGTAGCTTTCCCACCAGCGGATAAGTTCATCCTCGCCCGAGCAGTGCGGTCCATATTCAGGGCGGATCAGCATCAAGATGGTGACATCCACGCCAGCCAGAGAAGCGGGGCGAACCCGCGCCCAATGCTCACCGCCTTTGAAGTTCTCAAAGCGCGGTAAGTGACCGGGCTCACGGCAGGCACGGATTTCCAAAGTGGATTGGATCAAATCCGAGACCACGATCAAGGATTTGCGCCCCTCGCCGTTCTGAAACTCTGGCAAGCGGGATAGCCCTTGAAGCTGCTCCAGGATCGGGCTTTCGAAGGCTTGCGGGTTTGCAGGCGCAGGATCCGTGATCGTCGTCAGTGCAGGCGCAATCTCTTGATCGAAAATGCGTTGCTTCTGCGTGGCGAGATAAGCCGGATTGACGCTCGGCGCGCCAAGCGCTTCCAATTCAGAATTGGTTGAGGCCGGAACGCAGGTCTCGACCACAGCATCGGGAATAGAGCCGATTTGATCAACCTCCGTGTTGTAAAGCCTGATCCGCTCATTGGCTTCGGCGCGCCTGAAATAGTGGTCTGAAACAAACGTCCAGATGTCACGGGCTTGCTGCGTATCCGCACGCGGGTTCGAGCTATCGACAAACATCACGGTTTGCGCCTGATCGCTTTGCGGATAGCAGGCATGCTCATCGGGTTTGAGCGCATTCATGTCCTGCCAGACGAGATAGCCAAGACTGGATGATGCGAGGATCAGACCACCTGCAATCGACAACACAAGCAGAAGGGATGATTTCTGTGCTTTGGGTTTACCGGAACGTGATCCGGAGCGACCACCGTGCCGAGAGTTACGGTTTCGGCGATCAGCACGCGAGTCCGATGCGGAGCCGCCAATTGAAATCGAAAAAGCCATGGCCATGTTCCTTTCAGGCTTGAGACGATGGGGAAGGCTTGGATGGAGCCGGTTCGGCAAGATCAAGACGCGCGAGAGCGGCGCTATAGGCAACAGTGAGCGCGTTCACAGCCGGTTTGTATTTGCTGCGAAACTCACCCAGGTCACCAAAGACAGGGCGCACCGGCGGGGAGATTTTTGCGCGCAGATCATCCAGCTTGATGCCTTCAACCGAAAACTCTGATGTGGTCTTGGCGATGATATGCTGGGCTTGCAGGAAGGATGCAGCCTGCTCACGGATTTCAGCTTCGCGCTGATCAATCAGGCCATGTAGGCGATGATATTCATCGCTCAGCGCTTCGAAATCTTCATCCGGTTCACGGCGGGCATCGGCAATTGGATCGGCGCAATCGGCCAGGTCATCCATGGCTTTGATCTGAATTGCTTTGACTGTGTCAAACGCTGTGTCACTCGCAGCCTTACGATCAGCCGCAGCGCTGGCGCTCTTTGCGCTCGCACGGGAGAAACCCGGATAGGGGTCTTCAAAGGCCGAGAGTGCCGTGCGCCATGACAAGATGGCAAAGGCCGTGCCCGAAAGCATCAGCATGATACTGTGCATGTTGGTAAGCGCAGCAGCGAACACGTCAGGCGAGATTTGAAGAGTGTCAGGTTGCCCCGTGGTGCGAACAAGCGCAGCGATGCTCAACACAAGG
The DNA window shown above is from Hoeflea phototrophica DFL-43 and carries:
- the murA gene encoding UDP-N-acetylglucosamine 1-carboxyvinyltransferase is translated as MDRIRIVGGNPLNGVIPISGAKNAALPLMIASLLTDDTLTLENLPHLADVEQLQRILGNHGVDISVVGRRERQGEAYARTVHFTARTIVDTTAPYELVSKMRASFWVIGPLLARMGEARVSLPGGCAIGTRPVDLFIDGLEHLGAEIEIENGYINARAPRGLIGGRYVFPKVSVGATHVLMMAATLAKGQTVIENAAQEPEVADLAKCLIAMGAKISGAGTSTLVIDGVASLSGARHKVLPDRIETGTYAMAVAMTGGDVLLENTSMDLLQNALLAVSRAGVEISPEGDGIRVRRNGGDILPVDVTTDPFPGFPTDLQAQFMGLMTRANGVSHITETIFENRFMHVQELARLGARISLSGQTATVTGVPTLHGAPVMATDLRASVSLVIAGLAAEGETTVNRVYHLDRGFERLEEKLTNCGAVVERISG
- a CDS encoding Maf-like protein is translated as MVRSQKLILASGSPRRLELLAQAGITPDRLMPMDLDETPQRSEHPRSLARRLSREKAEAALAATRDDPAWRGAHILAADTVVAVGRRILPKAELIDEASNALYLLSGRNHRVFTGVCLVTPDRTIRQKIIETRVRFKRLSSTEIESYLASGEWRGKAGGYAIQGLAGSFVVKLVGSYTNVVGLPLYESVALLTGEGYDVHFKWLEG
- a CDS encoding type IV secretory system conjugative DNA transfer family protein, whose amino-acid sequence is MNFEASPWFSLHAESDRNDFIAYFRGVSMQVSDLLSQTESKSAESFLTGARQHLERFNRSTRAFNVTRSSSFRFSDLKDSKQPITVFIIADPARMKAQEKVLSLIDSCMYSEFLRHPNAHARVYVISDETSNFKIEGLI
- a CDS encoding low molecular weight phosphatase family protein, coding for MAGPASVSGNSAPGAVLFVCGMNAIRSPMAEAIARSLLPPGTYVASAGVRPGERDPFVDTVLDEIGLSLGNRQPQTLDELEDDYFDLIVTLAPEAHHQALELTRSNAVDVVYWPTPDPTVATGTRERILDAYREVRDMLMNKIRQRLAGPG
- the yacG gene encoding DNA gyrase inhibitor YacG — protein: MVGDAKVTPLRKTQPCPECKRPSTRESYPFCSERCRNIDLNRWLGGSYAIPVTEVEDNHDEDFDDRG
- a CDS encoding DUF2948 family protein; this encodes MDSLKLIALDETDLAVISACLQDAVFKTGDTAFHGKDRSFTLEANRFVWEERSGKTFERRRAVLVMKQVGSVRSRGVDLKDTDTVHSLLAVRFVPGAEAPAGAIELVLSGGAAIQLEVDCIEVQLADVGGGWETKFRPRHPVSG
- the infA gene encoding translation initiation factor IF-1 — protein: MAKEEVLEFPGVVTELLPNATFRVKLENEHEIIAHTAGRMRKNRIRVLAGDKVLVEMTPYDLTKGRITYRFK
- a CDS encoding UPF0262 family protein, with translation MTTADTQRLSDVVLDETIGRATPDVEHERAVAIFDLIEENSFEPVGHDKGPYKLKLSLVDSKLVFSISSQGDEAIATHILSLTPFRRIVKDYFMICESYYEAIRSSTPSQIEAIDMGRRGIHNEGSQTLMDRLEGKIKMDFDTARRLFTLVCVLHWRG
- the hisD gene encoding histidinol dehydrogenase, giving the protein MVLRLDYRQADFETRFAAFLTTKREVSEDVETDVRAIIKEVRARGDEALHEFSLRFDGLDTRATGLAVRSEEIDAAFSATDPDVIAALQLAHDRISSHHARQMPRDDRYTDALGVELGSRWTAIEAVGLYVPGGTASYPSSVLMNAVPAKVAGVERIVMVVPARDGALNPVVLAAAKIAGVTEIYRIGGAQAIAALAYGTQTIKPVAKIMGPGNAWVAAAKRQVFGTVGIDMIAGPSEVLVMADPDNNPDWIAADLLAQSEHDIGAQSILMTTDEAFGDAVVEAVERQLSTLSRADTARKSWADFGAVILVPDWDTSIPLADRIAAEHLEIATLNAEELAGRIRNAGAIFIGAHTPEVIGDYVGGSNHVLPTARSARFSSGLSVLDYVKRTSVLKLGPEQLQSLGSAAITLARAEGLDAHARSVSIRMNRREGS
- a CDS encoding TraM recognition domain-containing protein, coding for MGHISYSRGYGVANIFVLQNDTAFEKTYGKGSFETLWNNCEIVLALPGQRGSSVLSLLEKFAGRTSYVAENKSGNTAYAEDGFSRASFSEDGKPVFDADEIRRTKKGLLFLRGNFPLQVDVAAYAAIDPIRDVAEINPFHGKPFLQPVQTWFKASPNWPLKRIALTLKRFWKRTFHRHLCVDPAIRKRRLERRAMIFKALAALCSLWWIFALGYLYLYTNILHRLAGSLVGGL